A single region of the Oryzias latipes chromosome 19, ASM223467v1 genome encodes:
- the LOC101164026 gene encoding alpha-N-acetylgalactosaminide alpha-2,6-sialyltransferase 1: MLYPTQTCAQSLRNSKDEAFQKAFLPNISLFLHKNRISMTEWNRLSHFNNPFGFMDYKYDDIMASVKLIPKPKEPLLSPKPGSDGCVRCAVVANGGILNGSKMGAEIDAHDYVFRMNAAVTKGYEEDVGNRTSVYVHTSHSMIAALRFFQKYGYTAAPHDQNIKYVMIPEGMRDFQWLEGLLKGEQVSSGENRNRDPRTFYSGQYNESRFYVLHQDFLRYVRNRFLPSKSLNDSFWAIFRPTNGAFTLFLALHTCDTVSAYGFMTEDYSEYSNYYVERDLKTKVTFFANHDYILEKDLWKSLHNRKIIKLHQRSEKGKQRRKKMLLDTQKEH; encoded by the exons ATGCTTTATCCCACTCAGACATGTGCTCAGTCTCTGAGAAACTCCAAAGATGAGGCCTTCCAAAAGGCTTTCCTTCCCAACATAagcctttttctgcacaaaaacagaaTCAGCATGACTGAATGGAACCGACTGTCTCATTTTAACAATCCCTTTGGTTTTATGGACTACAAGTATGATG ACATAATGGCTTCAGTGAAGCTGATTCCAAAACCAAAGGAGCCTCTGCTTTCTCCAAAACCGGGATCTGATGGCTGTGTGAGGTGTGCTGTTGTGGCCAACGGAGGAATCCTCAATGGCTCAAAAATGGGAGCCGAGATTGACGCTCACGATTATGTTTTTAG GATGAATGCTGCAGTCACCAAAGGTTATGAGGAAGATGTTGGAAACAGAACATCCGTGTATGTGCACACGTCCCACTCCATGATTGCAGCTCTGCGGTTTTTCCAGAAGTATGGATACACTGCAGCCCCACATGATCAG AATATAAAATATGTGATGATCCCTGAGGGAATGAGGGATTTCCAGTGGCTTGAGGGTCTTCTCAAAGGAGAACAAGTCTCTTCTGGAGAGAATCGCAACAGAGA CCCAAGGACTTTTTACTCAGGACAGTACAATGAAAGCCGCTTCTATGTTCTGCACCAGGATTTCCTCCGTTATGTACGGAACAG ATTCTTACCTTCAAAGAGTCTAAATGATTCATTCTGGGCGATTTTCAGACCAACTAATGGAGCCTTTACGCTCTTTCTGGCTCTGCATACATGTGATACA GTGAGCGCATATGGATTCATGACTGAAGACTACAGTGAATACTCCAACTACTATGTTGAAAGAGACCTAAAAACCAAGGTCACTTTCTTCGCGAACCATGACTACATTCTGGAGAAAGACTTGTGGAAGAGCCTCCATAACAGGAAGATAATTAAGCTGCATCAAAGATCTGAAAAAGGGAAACAAAGGCGGAAAAAGATGTTATTAGACACGCAAAAAGAACATTAG